A single genomic interval of Acidobacteriota bacterium harbors:
- the nuoL gene encoding NADH-quinone oxidoreductase subunit L, with the protein MVDFLWLVIALPLFGAVVLLLFGKRLGEPTAGRIGTLMVATSFLIAVIAALPAFGGDMQAETVYLFEWIPSLGVNFSLLWDPLSAMMTLVITGVGTLIHIYGAGYMHGDKRFGRFFTYLNLFIVSMLILVLGDSFATMFVGWELVGLSSYLLISFWFEKPSAAAAGKKAFIVNRIGDFGFLIALMIIFATFGSLSYETVFANANSLQIGGGTVTAITLLLLVGAAGKSAQLPLYVWLPDAMEGPTPVSALIHAATMVTAGVYMIARSASLFSIAPVSSGVVATVGALTALFAATIAVGQRDIKRVLAYSTISQLGYMFMAVGAGAYVAGAFHLLTHAFFKALLFLGAGAVIHGMGDEQDMRKMGGLRKAMPVTFVTMAVGWLAISGIPPFAGFWSKDEILAITYGKGGAWIALWAIGIVTAALTAFYMSRLMFLTFWGEPRWEAGVEPHESPRSMTLPLVVLAAFSAGIGLLNTPFKPSLEHFLEPAFETVRAAHLPEGTTPWLLAGVSVFVAIVGIAFAYRRYVVREVPAEDGPRWDLLEDGYRVDELYGRTIVLPGKAVANVAAFTADVKGVDGFVNGVGAAAKKVAAAATRLQTGQVRSYGSGMFIGTIALIVWFLVRGGAF; encoded by the coding sequence GTGGTCGACTTCCTGTGGCTCGTTATCGCCCTGCCGCTGTTCGGCGCCGTCGTGCTGCTGCTTTTCGGGAAGCGGCTCGGCGAGCCAACCGCCGGCCGCATCGGGACGCTCATGGTCGCGACAAGTTTTCTCATCGCCGTTATCGCCGCACTGCCGGCGTTCGGCGGCGACATGCAAGCAGAGACCGTGTATCTGTTCGAGTGGATCCCGTCCCTCGGCGTGAACTTCTCGTTGTTATGGGACCCGCTCAGCGCAATGATGACTCTCGTGATCACCGGCGTCGGTACCCTGATTCACATCTACGGTGCCGGATACATGCATGGTGACAAGCGGTTCGGACGCTTCTTCACCTACCTGAATCTATTCATTGTATCGATGCTGATCCTGGTGCTCGGGGACTCGTTCGCGACAATGTTTGTTGGGTGGGAACTGGTCGGGCTGAGTTCGTATCTGCTGATCTCCTTCTGGTTCGAGAAGCCGTCGGCGGCAGCTGCCGGCAAGAAAGCGTTCATTGTCAACCGCATTGGTGACTTCGGGTTTCTGATTGCACTCATGATCATCTTTGCGACGTTCGGGTCACTGTCTTACGAGACCGTTTTCGCCAACGCCAATAGCCTTCAAATCGGGGGCGGGACCGTTACCGCAATCACTCTGCTGCTCCTCGTCGGTGCCGCCGGGAAGTCGGCGCAGTTGCCGCTGTATGTATGGCTCCCGGACGCCATGGAGGGTCCGACGCCAGTATCGGCGCTCATCCACGCGGCAACGATGGTCACCGCGGGTGTGTACATGATCGCCAGGTCGGCGTCGTTGTTTTCCATTGCCCCCGTGTCGTCTGGTGTGGTTGCCACCGTTGGGGCCCTTACGGCGTTGTTTGCGGCAACGATCGCGGTTGGCCAACGTGACATCAAACGGGTTTTGGCGTACTCGACGATCAGTCAGCTCGGTTACATGTTCATGGCGGTCGGTGCCGGAGCATACGTTGCCGGAGCATTTCACTTGCTCACACATGCATTCTTCAAGGCGCTTCTGTTCCTCGGTGCCGGCGCTGTGATCCACGGGATGGGAGACGAACAAGACATGCGCAAGATGGGTGGGCTGCGCAAGGCAATGCCGGTGACGTTTGTCACAATGGCTGTCGGTTGGCTGGCCATCTCCGGCATCCCGCCGTTTGCGGGCTTCTGGTCAAAGGACGAAATCCTCGCAATCACCTACGGCAAGGGTGGTGCGTGGATTGCACTGTGGGCGATCGGCATTGTGACTGCGGCCCTCACCGCGTTTTACATGTCGCGTCTCATGTTTCTCACATTTTGGGGCGAACCGCGCTGGGAGGCCGGTGTAGAGCCGCATGAATCCCCTCGGTCGATGACCCTGCCGCTCGTCGTTCTGGCGGCGTTCTCCGCAGGTATTGGTCTGCTCAACACGCCGTTCAAGCCGTCGCTCGAACACTTTCTTGAGCCAGCGTTCGAAACTGTGCGCGCAGCCCATCTGCCCGAAGGCACGACACCGTGGCTGCTCGCCGGCGTATCGGTGTTCGTCGCGATTGTTGGGATCGCGTTCGCCTACCGGCGATACGTCGTGCGTGAGGTGCCGGCCGAGGACGGGCCACGATGGGATTTGCTCGAAGATGGCTATCGCGTCGACGAACTCTACGGTCGAACGATCGTGCTTCCAGGTAAGGCCGTTGCGAACGTCGCAGCGTTTACCGCCGATGTGAAGGGTGTCGACGGGTTTGTCAACGGTGTCGGTGCTGCCGCGAAGAAGGTTGCGGCAGCGGCGACGCGGCTTCAGACAGGACAGGTGCGATCTTACGGATCCGGAATGTTCATCGGCACCATTGCGCTCATCGTATGGTTCTTGGTGCGGGGAGGGGCGTTCTAG
- a CDS encoding NADH-quinone oxidoreductase subunit M — MFPVLAFLVGLPVLAAVAVALIPKSRSELLLPVAFGLSLLPLAVAGYMVWTFDPVGGFQWTESIIWIDRLRIGWTVGVDGISLFLVALTALLFPLSVLASANITDRLKGYLISLFVLETGVLGVFIVLDLALFFVFFEIVLIPMFFMIGIWGSSNRRYAAVKFFIYTAFGSAFLLAAIIALANNAGPTLQTVTYQWSELLTVPMSTTMETWLFFGFAIAFAIKVPLFPLHTWLPDAHTEAPTAGSVLLAGVMLKMGTYGFIRFNLTLFPNATVKYGKWVALVAVIGIVYAALVAVVQPDVKRLVAYSSVSHLGFIVLGTFALTLSSVQGGLIQMVNHGLSTGALFLLIGMIYQRTHTRKIADYGGLASTMPVFSGFFLFAVFASIGLPGLNGFVGEFKILVGSWQTFPLLTVVATSGVVLAAIYLLWAYERMFTGAPGKANKDLEDLNGREIAILVPIVALILFLGIYPKPVLDRMENDVNAVITRIEQVTGYERPTFDLEGRILSGVSEDPDNPTSDDSEEVGE, encoded by the coding sequence ATGTTCCCCGTCCTTGCCTTCCTCGTCGGCCTCCCAGTTCTGGCAGCGGTTGCGGTTGCGCTCATACCAAAGTCGCGCAGCGAACTGCTGCTGCCTGTCGCGTTCGGTCTCAGTCTGCTCCCACTCGCAGTCGCCGGGTACATGGTTTGGACGTTTGACCCGGTCGGTGGCTTCCAATGGACCGAATCGATCATTTGGATAGACCGTCTACGGATCGGGTGGACAGTCGGGGTCGATGGCATCTCGCTATTTCTCGTCGCGTTGACGGCGCTCCTCTTTCCGCTGTCGGTCCTCGCATCGGCGAACATCACGGATCGTCTCAAGGGTTACCTAATCTCGCTGTTTGTTCTCGAAACTGGTGTGCTCGGGGTGTTCATCGTCCTCGACCTCGCGCTTTTCTTCGTCTTTTTCGAGATCGTGCTGATTCCGATGTTCTTTATGATTGGAATCTGGGGCAGCTCGAACCGCCGTTACGCGGCGGTGAAGTTTTTCATCTACACCGCTTTCGGCTCCGCATTTCTACTGGCGGCGATCATCGCCCTCGCCAACAATGCCGGACCCACCCTCCAGACGGTCACGTATCAATGGAGCGAGCTGCTCACCGTCCCCATGTCGACCACGATGGAGACGTGGTTGTTCTTCGGCTTTGCGATTGCGTTTGCAATCAAGGTTCCGCTCTTCCCGCTGCACACGTGGCTACCCGATGCGCACACCGAGGCACCGACCGCGGGGTCGGTGCTGCTGGCAGGCGTGATGCTGAAAATGGGGACGTACGGGTTTATCCGGTTCAACCTGACGTTGTTCCCCAACGCAACCGTGAAATACGGGAAGTGGGTGGCGTTGGTTGCGGTGATCGGCATTGTGTACGCAGCGCTCGTTGCCGTCGTCCAACCCGATGTGAAGCGCCTCGTTGCGTACTCGTCGGTCAGCCACCTCGGGTTCATTGTGCTCGGCACATTTGCACTGACACTTTCCAGCGTGCAGGGCGGACTCATCCAAATGGTGAACCACGGGCTGTCTACCGGTGCACTTTTCCTCCTCATCGGGATGATCTACCAGCGCACCCACACACGAAAAATTGCTGACTACGGTGGGCTTGCGAGCACGATGCCGGTGTTCTCCGGCTTCTTCCTGTTCGCCGTTTTCGCCTCGATCGGTCTACCCGGGCTCAACGGTTTCGTCGGCGAATTCAAGATTCTGGTCGGTTCCTGGCAGACCTTCCCGCTGCTGACGGTTGTTGCGACATCAGGTGTTGTGCTTGCAGCTATCTACCTTTTGTGGGCATACGAGCGGATGTTCACAGGCGCGCCCGGCAAGGCCAACAAAGATCTTGAGGACCTCAACGGGCGTGAGATCGCCATCCTTGTTCCGATCGTTGCGCTGATTCTTTTCCTTGGCATCTATCCAAAACCCGTCCTTGATCGGATGGAGAACGATGTGAACGCGGTGATTACCCGGATCGAGCAAGTCACCGGGTACGAACGTCCAACGTTCGACCTCGAGGGTCGCATATTGAGTGGTGTCTCTGAGGATCCAGACAACCCAACCTCGGACGATTCTGAAGAGGTGGGTGAGTAG